The genomic segment TTTATCACCACGCATCCCCTGAACGGCAAAGTCCCACGCCTGTGCGAGACTCGCCCGATTTTTAACCACGGACTGACCTTTTCCAGAGGACGACATGACCGGTTTGACCACGCAAGGATACCCAATTTTTTCGGTCTGTTGAAAGAGTTCTTCCTGAGATGTGGCGTATGCAAACTGAGCTGTTCTTAATTTGAGTTTTTTGGCGGCGTAGTCTCTGATGGCGTCACGATTCATCGTGAGATGGGCCGCTTTCGCCGAGGGAATCACGGTAAATCCTCGCTTTTCGAACTCCACCAGTTTTTCTGTACGAATGGCTTCGATCTCGGGAACGATATAATCGGGTTTATGTTTGCGGATCAGTTGGTCGAGAGCGCGACCATCCAGCATATTGATCACTTCCGACGCATCAGCCACTTGCATCGCGGGAGCGCCGGCATATTTATCGACAGCGATCGTATAAAGTCCCAGGCGCTGCGCCGAAATAATAAACTCTTTACCTAGCTCCCCGGAACCCAATAGAATAATCTTTGTTTTTTTAGATGATGTGCTCATTTAAAGATCCTTACCTGAGAAACCCCAGCACATCAAGCGAAGGAGTCTATATGCAAACCAAAAATGTGTTTATCGTCGGAGGAAGTCGAACGCCTTTTATGAAGTCCATGACGGCCTATAAGGATGTCACTTCTCAGAGACTTATGGAAGCTTCACTGAAAGGCCTGGTTCATAAGTTTAAATTGGATGGGTTACATATTGGTGATGTCGGGCTCGGAGCTGTAATGAACAGTTCGGCCACTTGGAATTTAGCTCGTGAGTGTGTGTTGAGTAGCGGATTAGCCCCGACGACCCCAGCTTACAATTTACAGAGAGCGTGCGGAACAGGGTTAGAGAACACCATTATTATGGCGAACAAAATTGCTTTGGGTCAGATTGAGTCGGGCATTGCGGGTGGTGTGGATACCAATAGTGATCTTCCGATTATGATGTCTCGCGGATTGGCTCAAAAACTTCTGCATTTTAACTCTTCGAAAACCATCGGCGAAAAACTAGCGATTCTTTCACAGTTACGTCCGAGCGATTTTAAGCCTCAACTTCCTGCAGTGGTCGAGCCGCGCACGAAGTTATCCATGGGGCAACATTGCGAAAAAATGGTGAAAGAGTGGAATATTCCTCGCGAAGCCCAAGACGAAGTGGCGTACCTGAGTCATAAGACGGGGACGGGTGCCTATGTCGAGGGATTCTATGATGATCTCGTTGTCGAATTTATGGGATATAAAAAAGACGGAACGCTTCGCGCCGATACTTCGATAGAAAAATTAGCAAAACTCAAACCGGTGTTTGATACCACTTCTGGAAAAGGCACGCTCACTGCGGGCAATAGCAGTCCTTTGACCGACGGATCTTCCGTTGTTCTTTTAGCTTCGGAAGAAGAAGCGAAGAAACATCGTTGGCCTATGCTCGCCCGTTTCGTTGATGGCGAAGCTGCGGCCATTGATTTTG from the Bdellovibrionales bacterium genome contains:
- a CDS encoding acetyl-CoA C-acetyltransferase, which encodes MQTKNVFIVGGSRTPFMKSMTAYKDVTSQRLMEASLKGLVHKFKLDGLHIGDVGLGAVMNSSATWNLARECVLSSGLAPTTPAYNLQRACGTGLENTIIMANKIALGQIESGIAGGVDTNSDLPIMMSRGLAQKLLHFNSSKTIGEKLAILSQLRPSDFKPQLPAVVEPRTKLSMGQHCEKMVKEWNIPREAQDEVAYLSHKTGTGAYVEGFYDDLVVEFMGYKKDGTLRADTSIEKLAKLKPVFDTTSGKGTLTAGNSSPLTDGSSVVLLASEEEAKKHRWPMLARFVDGEAAAIDFVGGEGLLMAPTIAVGRMLKRNNLKLQDFDYYEIHEAFAGQVLCTLKAWESEEYCQKHMGMSALGSIDRSKMNVKGGSVALGHPFAATGARIVASLAKMLAQKGQGKKRGLISICTAGGMGVAAILESI